The Clupea harengus chromosome 22, Ch_v2.0.2, whole genome shotgun sequence genomic sequence TACGTTACCTCAAACATCTTCCCACCCCTAAGTTGCATCATCAGCATGCTGGCCACACCCCTCTTCAGATTCCTGATGGTGATAGGCTCCCCTTTGTGGGAGAAGACATTCCTCACCTGAGGAAAACAacccacaaacagacacacacacacatacagacacacacacacacacacacacacacacacacacacacacacacacacacacacacacacacacacacacacacacacacacacacacacacacacacacacacgaaggaaaaacacacatgggGTTTATTACTGGAAGCAAGTGTACTGTAGTAATAGCTACATGGACACAAAGATACTACAACAAACATTATGTTGAGGTGCAGAACCTTCACTTTACAGGGTGTCCTATCACGTAACAACCTAGTGTAGTGTTGTAGTAGGTTTCAAGCTTACCTTCCCAAACTTCCAGTACACCATAAATGGGGACTGCAGTGCTGCCAGTTTGGTTTCTCCCAGAACGCTCTCAGCAGTAGAGCCTTTAAAGATGTTGCGTTTGGGGGAGCGTGGAAGCCCATTCTCTATCTGGACATTTGAGATCTGTCAACGACAAAATGACAAGAGATTGGAGAATGAAGTCCTGTATACAGGCATAGAACAGGGAAGAGGAAATCAAACAgcaaaaagaaacacatttaAACGGTTCGTAAAATAAAACCTATAATctatgatgtgagtgtgtgttaaactaCCACAAGAAGAAACAAATTAAAAGTTCAATTGGAAGCACTATCTTCaggaaaataatttaaaaaaatcaaatgaAGGCAATCTTTTTTAAACCACCTGTCTAAATTAACTGGTAACTTGTGAAAGTTTATGGAAATGACACATACTGGCCACTATATTGTGTCTTTTCAAAGCAATATTGCACATTGTGTAAGAACCGAAATCATTCATCCCCAAACCTTTCCCCACGGCTCAAGCCCCTACCTCTATGCGGAGAAGCTGTTCGTCCTCATTGTCAGGGTTCCTCCACACCAGGTTGATGTCGACGCTGCTGGCGATCCTCAAGCCGGTGGCCCCGAGACGCGAGCCCTGAGCTCGGTCCAGCTGGAAGTCTGTGCTGTAGCTGAAGCGATACAGCCTGCGGTTGTCCAGACGAGGGCCTGGGGCAcctgaaacaacacaacacagcagccCAGGCATGAGGGGGTGAAAGGGGCAACACagcaggggaggagggaggggaagggagagggagaacggTCATCTCCCCTTCTTTGTCTTTGAAGTGATGGGAGAATATGTATGCCCTTTGTTTGGACACTGAATTTGCTGGTCTGTAGTGCTTTAGAAGGCATTAGTAATCAGCAGGAACCCTTCATCTTTGTAATGTTCATCAGTCTTTTGGTTTGGAAAATGCAACAGCAAAACAAGAACTGTGATTGCTCAAATCATTGGGCTATTCCATTTGAATAGTGCCCTGGCTAATGATTTGTAATTAATTGTCTTATAACCATGACTATAAAACAAGGCCTAGTCATGAACTGACCCTCTGATAAGGCTTTCCATATTTTGCATACTGGTTGTGGTCAACGTGTTCCACCAGCTGAATAATACCTACTCTAATAACCTCTGGGTGCTGTTTTTTCTACTCTACTTTTAGAGTGTCTGTGAACTAAGAAGGGTCGACTGCTATCATGTTCCTAGCTCTAGAATGATGTTTCACAGAGTTCATGTTGAGCAACATGTTAGTCATATTAGTTCATGACAGATGGGGTAAGATAAAAGCATTGGCCCCACAGCATAATCTATCTTTTCACAATACAGAGTGTGACAGGGGTCACTGATAGTCAGTCACAGGCCTCCGAATCACAGAAAAATAGCAGTTATGCATTGAGCATTACGGGACAAATGCCATAGACATAACAGTAATTCACAGATTATTGAGATTTATACACGAATCCTCTCAATTGTGGAATCTCAAATGATTTGGACACATGGCTTGCCAAACGTGATATGTGCCAATCGTTGAAGAAGTTTGATCATATCGCTGAATGCTGAAAAGATTCCATTCATTTTTTGACAGTGAGCAGTTACACCACGCCAAGACTGACGTGTCACTCCTGGATTGCGTGGCTGTAGTAGGCAGTTATCAGTTTAGAGGGCACATTTCACTGGGCTCTGCCTCCTGCATTCTTTATGCTCTGTCAGCACATGTAagatcacatacatacatcactaACTAGAGGAAAACAAACTCATTTTGATACAGCTAAGAAACACTCTTATACAGTCAAATACccgaaagagaaagggaaacagTTTGATATTGGCAGGGGTGATAGAGGTGTGCTCTGTTTACTTTGGAGTCTGACACTGGGTTTGTAAATAGACATTTCGTGACTGTAGAAAAGGCTTTCTTGTGCACTGTGGACATACAGTTCACATACATGCTGTCCATTCCGATTCTAAGCAGTCCTTGGTACTTTGCTATCTGCTCTGATGCTCATTGTAACCACTGTGGTTCTGATCAGAGGCTTTTCGGGAAAGCTTAATATCTCTTCCAAATTCCACTCAAATAGGATTGCCTGACTTCTCTGAACAAACTAAACGTAACAGTGGTCTCTTTTACTTGAGGTCCCTTAAAAATCAAACCATTGGTTTAAAACACAGCACCAGCACTTAACAAATGTGAACACATAATAAGAGGATTCAAGCACTTACCTTCTGTAGAGGCAATGAATGAAAAGAGTGAGACGAGTAGACAAGCGACCACGCTGCGCTGTTGCATGGTTAAGCAAAAGAGAGCCTAAAAGAAGTCGGACAGAGCGGCCACGCAGGAGCCGGAGAGAAGACAGAAATCCAAGAGTAGTCCAATTATGTTTATCTCGATGGAGGGCAGACTCCAAACTCCACGCTGAAGTTCTAAGTACGCGGGTACCACTAATCATTAACAGGCTCAACGCTGAGATTTGATGATCACCTTACAATGCAGTGAGAGAGATTACCTCCGTCCTTCATATATGAGGGAACGCCGGCATGCGTGTAACGCCTCCACTGATCAGACactgatcaatcaatcaataatttCTTGATGAAAGAATCGTCTTTTGTTAAGCGCGCCTGCCATTACTCACTTTGCTTACGAAGACCGGCCAgactaaaaaacacattttactgACATATAATCCCACCCATTGGCTAGGCTTCTTGACCTCTTGAAAGTCATCTGCCtacctcatatatatatataaaaaaaacgaattaaataaTCTGGGGCACACATCAGGACATAGGCTACTAATTGACTGAAGCTCATCGTTGTTACCACTGTAGCAAATATTTTTACTATGAGATATCCGGTTGGACCTTTCACCTAATTATCGGTAATAAACACGTCAAGATAAACTGTGGAACGCTAGTGGAAGGGACTTTCCAAACGTGACCTTGATCACTTGGAATAGGAGAAATTCAACTGCATTGCCACTTTCAGTCACTAGAAATATAGGCCACAAAAGCTACGAGGATCACATTTTAGATTATGAGCAAATTATCAAATAAATTACATATCTGTAATCTATTAAACATATCTCATCATTCACCTCGgacatctctctctgactgactaAGTGGGGTTGTGATCACTCTGACCACATCAATTTTTGTGTTTGATTAATGGAGAAGACACGACCATTATCTGGCTCATACAAGACCAGTTGAAATAATCGCTCTTTGATCACTTTCACCACTTGGACGTCATTATCTTTAACGTGCCctcatttaaaacatttcatcATGGCATGACATTCTCAATTACCTCATGCATGAGGAACAAAGGACTTGAGTCCACTCAACACAAAATACATTGCCTTATAAATCAAGACCATAAACTATTTTACAACTTCTTTTACTTCAAATACCTTATGCCAAATATTGATTTCCATTCAAATATAAACCTtttcaaacttaaaaaaaaaaaaaaaaaaatacattgttaTAACTGATACTCTGTATTGTCTAATATTTGTATTACAGTAATTTATTAAAGCTTTAAAACAGACGATTTAGAGATATACAGTTgtaatatatttgtatatatcaaTAACTTATAAAGAGTTCCCAAAGGCTTAACTGCACAATATTTATTAGGGTTTGGATAATTTTACACTTGGACATTTGTCGATAGTATTAGATATTTAATTTGACCTATTGTAAACTTGAACTAGTTTGTCACTGAAACATGTATAGACTTTGACTGTTTACTAAGTCCGtaatttacatttttcacttCATGACACTCACATCAGGGTTTATTAAGTGGTTAAGGGGTTGGATGATTTTGATTGCAATCATACATAGAAAATGTCATATGCTTGTCTCCAAGTCTAATTTAGAGCAACAACTGCATACTGCCACTGTTtgcagcatgttttttttataagcaACTACTACTGGTATCTTAAAATTAATTGTCATGGAATATAGCcttgtgaaggacagataaacacacctgtccaaCTATAAGGCATGAGTTaacatgctagcaagccttttatccatgccaactgtgctgttgttggtgtttgtaaggcTTCTGCATGCATTTTCAGTACTGAGATTGACCAAAgttccttactgctgctttaaggaaTTTACTTCACATTGACCAtgactacacactcacaacagagcagaagaagaagaagaagaagaagatgaagaagaagaacaagaagaagagatcAATATCTTAACTATTAAATTAATACAACTTTAAAGACAGATGTCTTACTTGGCCTCAAACCttcaactggaaaaaaaaaccaacagACAAAGCTTGGTTTGATGGAACAGCAGCAGTTTTTACTGTTCTTCATATGGACATGGTCATTCcccaagtaaacacacacacacacacacacacacacacacacacacacacacacacacacacacacacacacacacacacacacacacacacacacacacagtcagaaagacacagaggcagAAACGAACACAGTTAAGTGACACTGTTAGCTGCAGCTCCTTCAGGTGGTGTGGCTCTGCTGGCTGTAGTTGCACCACTGCTCCTGGAAACTCCTGCCCGCTGGAGGGACCTGTGGGGTGACGGTCCGTTTGGTGTAGCGCAGCACGGGCCTTTGAGGAGACTGGAGGTGGCAGACGGCTGGGCTGGAGAGGCGACTCTGAGGCCTGGAGAGGCGACTCTTAGGCCTGGAGGGGCTCTGACTGCCCCAAGTCACTGTTGAACAGGATCGCTGTCAATTGACCAGTGATTAAAAACATGTACACCCTGTAGTGCACATGCCTCCACCACATGGTGTGTACTCATAGCACCACTAATATACTGTATGCTGTCAAATGATACAACTACGAAGTTTGTTATTAAGTATAAAtgaaagtaagtaagtaaattCAAATATCTGAAAGGTAAAAGGACAGCACCCAAATAAAGGAGTAGGAAATTAAATGTGCTGTCTATAAATCATGAAATGCTTAATGCATGCAAATATATTGCGTAATAATATGCAAAAATTATGAAATGCATAATGCCAATACCTGTACGTCCTTCATTTAAAGCCTCAGGTGATGGATCTCTGAGAAAAAGTAAAATCGAAAACGTTTGTTTTATTTAGACATTTAGATTATTTTGTTGTGGACATGTCAATGCATGTCAATGCAACATAAATtaagtcttctctctctcaattggccactaggtggcagcactgATGGCACCTGCAGGCCTGGGTCTCTTCTTCATTCAGAGTTGACATCTTGGTGGCTGAAGGCACCTGCTTCCCAGTACGCTTTTCCTGTGCTGACACCTCATTGGCTGACAGCTGAGGTGGTTGCTTAGCCAAGGCATTGGACAGCAGGCTTACTATGTGGTCCTTCTCTAAATAGGCAGTTGTTTTACTTGTAAGTTTCACAGATATTTTACTAACACATTATATAACATGGTAAGTATACATTCTTGCAAAAtccatacagacagagagagagggactcacCTCTTTTCCCTGCAGTCAGTAACCACTGTTGCACCTCTATGATGGACTTTACCTCTAGGATCTGACACAGGATGTCAATCAGCTGTGCACAGCCCAGGCAagaagcacaacacacagatgaatggTTATGTTAGAGGAATCAGagggttcagacacacacacagctccgctCCCCTGCactcaggggcggagatcccatttcgttgtagggggggacTATACACGAGTAATTCCTGCGAGGGGACACAGTAAAAATgcaaatgaccccgccccctccccctgcaacggcgttttgccatctttttcacatgcagatgaccccgccccctccccccgcgacgaagCTTTGCCATCTTTTTGACATGCAGGGACGTAATAACtcgtttttaaaatacacagaggaacacaaataTCCAACAAGGCAAAATCCACGtccgattttggaatccctgccggaagatttttttttaggtctcaaaaagaggacaaggggacgtctggtcaccctaattacTATACTATTACAAATAATTGATTTGTATTTACAATgactgttgggggggacaactttatggtagggggggacacgttccccctgtcccccccgggatctccgcctatgcctGCACTCATAGAGCACGTTTGGTGTCCACATTCACTTACTGCACTCCAGTCTATCGGTGGAATGCATTGCGTGATAGATCTCAGCACATAGTAGGAAATCAGAGCTTGTCTTTTGttaaggagggtgtgtgtgtgtctccttcatattttttttttatcttatctttAGCACAATGCAGCTACAACATTTTGTTGTTacattatacatacacatacagtatatgcaacTACAACTAAAGCTGCTATTGTTCCTGTTGTCTGCACATACTGGCACTGCTATTCCATCTCCTTCTAGCAGGACTATTGGTACTATAACTTGCTGTTCTTCCTTTGGCTTTTACCATCAGCTGTATTTTGATGTCGTTGTCGCTGCACGCCAGCAGTGGGCTTCTGCAGGGGGAGGTGCCTGTGGGTCAGGTGAGAAAAGGCTGAAACAGAGCTTATCAACAGGGCACTGAGGATTTTTACCCTATGTGCTGATGAG encodes the following:
- the LOC122128624 gene encoding uncharacterized protein LOC122128624: MTLGHQPTICLGRPLTPESSLILSGKIPASAIGTNSNALPINTLTGLQFFPLKQMDSPMLKLLTGAWIDELRDLTERVGLILPSMSCRGTSPCRSPLLACSDNDIKIQLMLIDILCQILEVKSIIEVQQWLLTAGKREKDHIVSLLSNALAKQPPQLSANEVSAQEKRTGKQVPSATKMSTLNEEETQACRDPSPEALNEGRTVTWGSQSPSRPKSRLSRPQSRLSSPAVCHLQSPQRPVLRYTKRTVTPQVPPAGRSFQEQWCNYSQQSHTT